A single window of Methylobacterium nodulans ORS 2060 DNA harbors:
- a CDS encoding tetratricopeptide repeat protein yields MRNLRQAAILIGLLIGLTGCHYADLSGAGAAAPVDDVYVTSTEPDRLGIVQFDRGNYALAERYFRDAVERKQGDIDSWIGLAASYDRLKRFDLADRAYAQALALGGPNASVLNNQGYSLMLRGRFNEAAARFHRAAELDPTNQLIVNNLALLDAVRQKYRR; encoded by the coding sequence ATGCGTAATCTTAGGCAAGCCGCCATCTTGATCGGGCTCTTGATTGGCCTCACAGGATGCCACTATGCGGATTTGAGCGGAGCGGGGGCCGCGGCGCCGGTCGACGATGTGTACGTCACCTCAACGGAGCCTGATCGTCTCGGCATCGTACAGTTTGACCGGGGCAACTACGCACTGGCGGAGCGGTACTTCCGAGACGCTGTCGAGCGTAAGCAGGGCGACATCGACTCTTGGATCGGCCTCGCAGCCTCGTACGACAGGTTGAAACGCTTCGATCTCGCGGACCGAGCCTACGCCCAGGCGTTGGCGCTCGGTGGGCCAAACGCGTCCGTGCTCAACAATCAAGGATACTCTCTCATGCTGCGCGGGCGCTTCAACGAGGCGGCCGCGCGCTTTCACCGCGCGGCGGAGCTTGACCCGACAAATCAACTCATCGTCAACAACCTGGCACTGCTAGACGCTGTGCGGCAGAAGTATCGGCGGTAG
- a CDS encoding TadE/TadG family type IV pilus assembly protein: protein MLHKGYLQVIGRHKQLFPKLDQRGNLALMWSRFVSFRLWNACEGSALVEASLVVPVLLVLFLGLFEFSRYFQQQQLVAVGVRDAARYLAAASVTPCNNSTIVSNAKNLATTGSISGGSARVTSWSSSAVTVSCSQISNSSGSYYCPLTPGYCYVVTVSTSFTEASLGLFQALGMTAPTISVSHSERTTGGSAL from the coding sequence ATGCTTCATAAAGGCTACCTACAAGTCATCGGACGGCACAAGCAACTCTTCCCAAAACTCGATCAACGTGGTAACTTGGCACTCATGTGGTCGCGCTTCGTCAGCTTTCGACTGTGGAACGCCTGCGAAGGCTCCGCTCTGGTGGAGGCTTCTCTCGTCGTCCCTGTGTTGTTAGTGCTGTTTCTCGGCCTGTTTGAGTTCTCCAGGTATTTTCAGCAGCAGCAGTTGGTTGCGGTCGGAGTGCGCGATGCGGCCCGGTATCTCGCGGCGGCTTCGGTGACGCCCTGCAACAACTCCACGATCGTGTCTAATGCCAAGAACCTGGCAACGACGGGCAGCATCTCGGGTGGATCTGCGCGCGTCACGAGCTGGTCTTCAAGTGCTGTGACGGTTTCCTGTAGCCAAATCTCCAACAGCTCCGGGAGCTACTATTGCCCACTGACTCCCGGGTATTGCTACGTCGTGACGGTGAGCACGAGTTTCACCGAAGCGTCGCTGGGTCTGTTCCAGGCCCTCGGCATGACGGCTCCGACGATCAGCGTCTCGCATTCGGAGCGAACCACCGGCGGGTCGGCTCTGTGA
- a CDS encoding TadE/TadG family type IV pilus assembly protein has product METTLLIPLLTTFLLGAVDYGLLSYQWGAATKAVAAGARLAAVSNPVASGLNALSTSVINVGTVNPGDPMPAFTITCSGSTASCTCAGAACAGATISYNATAMNTLVYGRTAGATSCQASATRYYAGMCNFLSGLTPSNVQVVYTQTGLGYVDRPDGPQPTVSVSLLQAPDAAAFKFQFFFLGSLLGLTNKTLGPFTTTVTGEALSSSAQ; this is encoded by the coding sequence GTGGAAACGACGCTCCTGATCCCCCTGCTGACGACCTTCCTGCTCGGTGCGGTCGACTACGGGCTTCTGTCTTACCAGTGGGGTGCAGCGACGAAGGCCGTGGCGGCCGGCGCCCGCCTTGCGGCCGTGTCGAACCCGGTGGCGAGCGGGCTGAACGCCCTGAGCACGAGCGTTATCAACGTGGGCACCGTGAATCCCGGCGATCCAATGCCGGCCTTCACGATCACCTGCAGCGGCTCCACCGCGTCGTGCACCTGCGCGGGTGCCGCCTGTGCCGGCGCCACCATCTCCTACAACGCCACGGCGATGAACACTCTCGTCTACGGTCGCACGGCGGGCGCCACCAGCTGTCAGGCGTCGGCTACACGGTACTACGCCGGCATGTGCAACTTCTTGTCGGGACTCACGCCGAGCAACGTCCAGGTCGTGTACACGCAGACCGGGCTCGGCTACGTGGATCGGCCGGACGGGCCTCAGCCGACCGTGTCGGTTTCGCTCTTGCAGGCGCCCGACGCCGCCGCTTTCAAGTTCCAGTTTTTCTTTCTCGGGAGCCTGCTGGGCCTCACGAACAAGACGCTGGGCCCGTTCACGACCACGGTGACCGGCGAAGCCCTATCCTCCAGTGCCCAGTAG
- a CDS encoding pilus assembly protein TadG-related protein yields the protein MLVVIAGLSLLGLDGIRYMSLQTQMQAAADALALAGAAELNGKAGARARAQAAIDNLLSNGLSGMGVTAPVQVTVQFKRTLPVASQLPTGGTAATADSDAHFVIVDASPITLNTIFPASFVNSALANTFTSGAQSVAGMNQSICSIPPVYLCNPWEGTGIDLTTALATPGQARRQLKLLNDGTSSPGHFGWLVPPDNNVSASNLQDWISRTTPKTCYRDGYVSLNTGAKQSALAGFNTRFDIGADATHVPDVNVRKGRVSNSANWCNAQPDTDRALALPQDSTFTNFASGGAMGDGKWDCQGYWDFNHHTTPRPTANEFGQARVCGDPNSTTFSRYEIYRYEIINSKVTDWSRGTVLNNWTAPPPYSSSTGENGQPLCTGTTNAVSGRRVLPIAVINCTENATLMGNGANADNIPVAGFAKFFITEPVNTTGAASDRQLIGEFTGEVTALDAKIFQNVKLYR from the coding sequence ATGCTCGTTGTTATTGCCGGCTTGTCCCTGCTTGGACTGGACGGGATCCGATACATGAGCCTGCAGACACAAATGCAGGCTGCCGCCGACGCTTTGGCCCTGGCCGGCGCAGCCGAACTCAATGGCAAGGCAGGGGCCAGAGCGCGAGCGCAAGCGGCAATCGATAATCTCCTCTCGAACGGACTCTCCGGGATGGGCGTTACTGCACCGGTTCAGGTCACGGTTCAGTTCAAGCGGACGCTGCCGGTCGCCAGTCAACTCCCGACTGGTGGGACCGCTGCCACGGCGGATTCGGACGCGCATTTCGTGATCGTTGATGCGTCTCCGATCACGCTCAATACGATCTTTCCAGCATCGTTCGTCAACTCTGCTCTAGCCAACACCTTCACATCGGGTGCGCAGAGCGTAGCGGGCATGAACCAGAGCATCTGCAGTATTCCACCCGTGTATCTGTGTAACCCATGGGAGGGCACGGGCATCGACCTCACAACCGCTCTGGCTACACCGGGCCAAGCGCGGCGCCAGCTCAAGCTGTTGAACGATGGAACGTCCAGCCCTGGACATTTCGGCTGGCTGGTCCCCCCTGACAACAATGTGAGCGCGAGCAATCTCCAGGACTGGATATCGCGCACTACGCCCAAGACCTGCTACCGCGACGGCTATGTCAGCTTGAACACGGGCGCCAAGCAGAGCGCACTGGCCGGGTTCAACACGCGTTTCGACATCGGCGCAGACGCGACACATGTCCCGGACGTTAATGTCCGAAAAGGACGGGTCTCCAATAGCGCCAATTGGTGCAACGCTCAGCCGGACACCGATAGGGCCTTGGCGCTTCCGCAAGATAGCACGTTCACCAATTTCGCAAGCGGTGGCGCAATGGGTGACGGCAAATGGGACTGTCAAGGCTATTGGGATTTCAACCACCATACAACACCACGACCTACAGCTAACGAGTTCGGTCAGGCCAGAGTCTGTGGAGATCCCAATTCAACAACTTTTAGCCGATATGAAATATATAGATATGAGATTATAAACAGCAAAGTTACGGACTGGTCGCGCGGGACAGTGCTCAATAACTGGACTGCTCCTCCGCCATACTCCAGTTCCACCGGAGAAAACGGACAGCCCCTGTGTACGGGAACTACCAATGCGGTTTCGGGTCGACGCGTTCTGCCCATTGCAGTTATTAATTGCACGGAAAACGCGACTCTGATGGGCAATGGTGCCAATGCAGACAATATACCCGTCGCGGGCTTCGCCAAATTCTTCATCACGGAACCCGTAAATACTACCGGAGCAGCGAGCGATCGACAACTTATCGGTGAGTTTACGGGGGAAGTCACGGCACTTGACGCAAAAATATTTCAGAATGTAAAGCTGTACCGTTAG
- a CDS encoding glycosyltransferase family 2 protein has product MIGSSTKPHLYSFVIPVYNEEAVLPLLFSRLDALLPCLDGPAEVILVDDGSRDATGIIAVDRAKNDPRYRYMALSRNFGHQVAITAGMEAAVGDAVIIMDADLQDPPEVALELVAKWRAGYDIVYAQRMTRIGESRFKLATAKAFYKLLTRLTAVNIPENVGDFRLIDRKVLEAFRAMPERDRFVRGMFGWMGFRQTAVPFHRPPRAAGTTKYGWWKMLRLAFDAIVGFSDIPLRLALWIGTAVSFGALLYGIYVLWLAMHNADLVAGWASTIVILSFLSGIHLVLTGVVGLYIGRIHAEVKARPLYFVARSIGFDAELPIYTGRHYNILHSSNYALIRNSDATKSCSDATASVVQ; this is encoded by the coding sequence GTGATAGGCAGCTCGACGAAGCCGCATCTCTACAGCTTCGTGATCCCTGTTTATAACGAGGAAGCAGTCTTGCCGCTTCTTTTCAGCCGGCTCGATGCGCTTCTCCCCTGCCTGGATGGTCCTGCGGAAGTAATCTTGGTTGACGACGGAAGTCGTGATGCCACAGGCATCATAGCTGTTGATCGCGCGAAAAATGACCCGCGCTACCGCTACATGGCCCTATCGCGTAATTTCGGCCATCAAGTCGCCATCACAGCAGGAATGGAAGCGGCCGTGGGCGACGCAGTGATCATTATGGATGCCGACCTTCAAGATCCACCAGAGGTCGCTCTTGAGCTGGTAGCGAAGTGGCGCGCGGGCTACGACATCGTCTATGCTCAGCGAATGACCCGTATCGGCGAGAGTCGATTCAAGCTCGCGACCGCGAAGGCTTTCTACAAGCTGCTGACCCGTCTCACTGCTGTTAACATTCCTGAGAACGTCGGAGATTTTCGCCTTATTGACCGAAAAGTGCTCGAGGCGTTTCGCGCAATGCCTGAACGTGACCGATTTGTACGCGGCATGTTCGGTTGGATGGGGTTCCGACAGACGGCCGTCCCCTTTCACCGGCCACCACGTGCCGCGGGCACGACAAAGTACGGCTGGTGGAAAATGCTCCGCCTTGCCTTTGACGCGATTGTCGGCTTTTCAGATATCCCTCTGCGACTTGCTTTATGGATAGGTACGGCAGTATCGTTTGGGGCACTACTTTATGGGATTTATGTGCTCTGGCTGGCGATGCACAATGCTGATCTTGTTGCCGGATGGGCTTCTACGATTGTAATACTTTCATTTCTTTCAGGTATTCATTTGGTTTTGACTGGTGTAGTTGGACTTTATATCGGTCGAATCCACGCAGAAGTTAAAGCCAGACCGCTCTACTTTGTTGCTCGATCCATTGGATTCGACGCTGAGTTGCCTATCTATACCGGCCGACATTATAATATCCTGCATTCCTCAAACTATGCTCTCATACGAAATTCTGATGCTACAAAATCCTGCAGCGATGCAACAGCGAGCGTCGTACAATGA
- a CDS encoding class I SAM-dependent methyltransferase: MSEAFDAYSVSYEDVVQNSVGFSGLEHKFFLKAKIMVLSKLFSTHFSDKLPELLDVGCGVGLMHPLILPYLSRLAGADTSREAVDRARHDNPGVDYRHCSKGNLPWPSASFDAVLAVCVIHHVPPSERDNLVAEMRRVTRPGGLVIMIEHNPWNPLTRLAVARCPFDHDAELLDASHAKNLLRNASLHSIESEHFLLFPSLSPLACRIQSIFKQIPAGAQYLAAGRR, translated from the coding sequence ATGAGCGAAGCTTTTGATGCTTACAGCGTCAGCTATGAAGATGTAGTTCAGAATTCCGTCGGCTTTTCAGGTCTTGAGCACAAATTTTTTCTCAAGGCCAAAATTATGGTTCTATCTAAACTCTTTTCCACACATTTTAGCGACAAACTACCGGAACTCCTCGACGTAGGTTGCGGCGTCGGTCTTATGCACCCGTTGATTTTACCATATCTTTCCCGCTTGGCAGGGGCAGATACATCACGCGAGGCTGTCGATCGGGCACGGCATGACAATCCCGGCGTGGATTATAGGCATTGCTCAAAAGGCAACCTTCCCTGGCCAAGCGCATCCTTTGATGCTGTTCTTGCAGTCTGCGTTATACATCATGTGCCACCAAGTGAGCGCGATAACTTGGTCGCCGAAATGCGCCGCGTGACACGTCCTGGTGGACTTGTGATTATGATTGAGCACAACCCTTGGAATCCGCTGACTCGGTTAGCAGTTGCCCGCTGCCCATTCGACCACGATGCAGAGTTGCTGGATGCTTCGCATGCGAAAAATCTTCTCAGGAACGCCTCGCTTCACTCAATCGAAAGCGAACACTTTCTGCTTTTTCCGAGCCTTTCACCTTTGGCCTGCCGCATCCAGAGCATCTTCAAGCAGATACCGGCAGGAGCACAGTACCTAGCCGCGGGCAGGAGGTAA
- a CDS encoding pilus assembly protein N-terminal domain-containing protein, translated as MGKVGLIAILVTALSFSAVFAQEPVNIPKDILRINAGSVEIFAVPEPMSDVLVGESRIADVAIISDRRIAVTAKAPGRTNIILMGENRKLLSKLDVLVFKAEDENGNPIRKQSGKQINTYYENGQVISFGCPYHGCEFPTLAGHALRRTAATAAPTFIQGPAPGLSRFSNCRSPDDIAADGTRCGDRAASQQPGGQR; from the coding sequence ATGGGCAAAGTGGGCCTGATTGCGATATTGGTTACGGCACTTTCGTTCAGCGCAGTATTTGCTCAAGAGCCTGTTAATATTCCCAAGGACATATTGCGCATTAACGCTGGTAGCGTGGAAATATTTGCAGTTCCAGAGCCTATGTCTGACGTTTTGGTTGGGGAAAGCCGTATTGCGGACGTAGCCATCATATCAGATCGGCGAATTGCAGTTACGGCTAAAGCTCCGGGTAGAACGAACATCATTCTAATGGGAGAAAACCGCAAGTTACTTTCAAAGCTCGATGTGCTTGTCTTTAAGGCTGAAGATGAGAATGGGAACCCGATTCGTAAGCAGTCTGGCAAACAGATCAATACATATTACGAAAATGGGCAAGTAATATCATTTGGCTGTCCATATCATGGATGCGAATTCCCGACATTAGCTGGACATGCACTGAGAAGGACAGCCGCCACAGCCGCCCCGACCTTCATTCAAGGACCTGCGCCAGGACTATCCCGCTTCAGCAACTGCCGGAGCCCTGATGATATTGCGGCTGACGGTACCCGTTGTGGCGACCGTGCAGCAAGTCAACAGCCCGGTGGGCAGCGCTAA
- a CDS encoding ISNCY family transposase (programmed frameshift) translates to MRMRYENRRTLVTLTGTVRLRLKIRRCETQDCARLHKPYRPEAEGALALPQHEFGLDVLALVGALRPREHRSVPEIHALLRRRGVPIAERTNLLDRYDEVLATQLADPRHLRGQLAGQDRIILALDGLQPDVGHAVLGVLRDCLSGTVLLARSLLSGAADDLTALLRDAVAAAGLPVAGVISDGQHSIRKAVALVLPGVPHQLCHFHFRREAALPIFEADRHAKQELKQRVRGVRPIERSVEGRTDPEAQVVRGYAAAVRSAITDDGRAPRDAAGLRLKRRLEKTAGSLERVAAKGGPSRPLSRLKLLIDRALADTAALWPAVEQGFVCAHAAARLLANPAREAGAKVRRRFDGLLAAMQRHRHRVDGLGAVLDHFRKGAHSYRPGLFHAADVADLPRTNNALEQVFGSQRYHERRATGRKTASPGAVLRGPVRLVAGIRTRLKLLSGPDRGQVDPERWQNLRRSLDRGRQARTARTRFRHDPEAYLMALEHKAKQLIVPS, encoded by the exons ATGCGGATGCGCTACGAGAACCGACGCACGCTGGTCACGCTCACCGGCACGGTGCGGCTGCGCCTGAAGATCCGGCGCTGCGAGACCCAGGACTGCGCCCGCCTCCACAAGCCCTACCGCCCCGAGGCCGAGGGCGCGCTGGCCCTGCCGCAGCACGAGTTCGGCCTTGATGTCCTCGCGCTGGTGGGCGCCTTGCGCCCCCGCGAGCACCGCTCGGTCCCGGAGATCCACGCCCTCCTGCGCCGCCGCGGCGTCCCCATTGCCGAGCGCACCAACTTGCTCGACCGCTACGACGAGGTGCTCGCCACCCAACTGGCCGATCCGCGGCACCTGCGCGGGCAACTGGCCGGGCAGGATCGGATCATCCTGGCCCTCGACGGGCTGCAGCCGGACGTCGGGCACGCGGTGCTGGGGGTGCTGCGCGACTGTCTCTCGGGCACGGTGCTGCTGGCGCGCAGCCTCCTGTCGGGTGCCGCGGACGACCTGACGGCCCTGCTGCGGGACGCCGTCGCGGCCGCCGGCCTGCCGGTGGCCGGCGTGATCAGCGACGGCCAGCATTCCATCCGCAAGGCGGTGGCTCTGGTGCTGCCGGGTGTGCCCCACCAGCTCTGCCACTTCCACTTCCGGCGCGAGGCCGCGCTGCCGATCTTCGAGGCTGATCGCCACGCCAAGCAGGAGTTGAAGCAGCGCGTGCGCGGCGTGCGGCCAATCGAGCGGTCGGTGGAGGGCCGCACCGATCCGGAGGCGCAGGTCGTGCGCGGCTACGCGGCCGCGGTGCGCAGCGCGATCACGGACGACGGCCGCGCGCCCCGCGACGCGGCGGGGCTGCGTCTGAAGCGGCGTCTGGAGAAGACGGCGGGCAGCCTGGAGCGCGTCGCCGCCAAAGGGGGGC CGTCGCGCCCGCTTTCGCGGCTCAAGCTCCTGATCGATCGAGCCCTCGCCGACACGGCCGCGCTCTGGCCGGCGGTGGAACAGGGCTTCGTCTGCGCACACGCCGCCGCCCGCCTGCTGGCCAATCCCGCGCGGGAGGCGGGCGCCAAGGTCCGGCGGCGTTTCGACGGGCTGCTGGCGGCGATGCAGCGTCATCGCCACCGCGTCGACGGGCTCGGCGCGGTCCTCGACCACTTCCGCAAGGGGGCGCACAGCTACCGACCGGGGTTGTTTCACGCGGCCGACGTGGCGGACCTGCCGCGCACCAACAACGCCCTGGAGCAGGTGTTCGGCTCGCAGCGCTACCACGAGCGGCGCGCCACCGGGCGCAAGACCGCCTCGCCCGGCGCGGTGTTGCGGGGCCCGGTGCGGCTCGTGGCCGGGATCCGCACGCGGCTCAAGCTCCTATCCGGACCTGACCGCGGCCAAGTCGATCCGGAGCGGTGGCAGAACCTGCGCCGCTCGCTCGATCGCGGGCGCCAGGCCCGCACGGCACGAACCCGGTTCCGGCACGATCCCGAGGCTTACCTCATGGCCCTCGAACACAAGGCTAAACAGCTGATTGTGCCGTCCTAG
- a CDS encoding nucleotidyltransferase domain-containing protein — MTEDAHAIVRILNQWADEGGTCLQRIYLFGSTVRGDPNPGDIDVRIFKDRDVQPEDAAGIMWWLNQEATDFPELRQRLPRTLSMILWNNADADPFIIRGAADPIYTEGRVICVLTPRVKP; from the coding sequence GTGACCGAGGACGCGCACGCGATCGTCAGGATCCTGAACCAATGGGCCGACGAAGGTGGCACCTGCCTGCAGCGTATCTACCTGTTCGGGTCGACAGTCCGCGGCGATCCCAATCCTGGGGACATTGACGTTAGGATATTTAAGGACAGGGACGTCCAGCCCGAGGACGCGGCTGGGATAATGTGGTGGCTGAACCAGGAGGCGACGGACTTCCCAGAGCTGCGGCAGCGCCTTCCACGCACGCTGTCGATGATCCTGTGGAACAACGCCGACGCAGATCCCTTCATCATCAGGGGCGCCGCTGATCCTATCTACACGGAGGGCCGCGTGATCTGCGTGCTGACCCCGCGAGTTAAGCCGTGA